In Fuerstiella sp., the following are encoded in one genomic region:
- the ndk gene encoding nucleoside-diphosphate kinase, translating to MMSSQRTLILVKPDGVHRRLIGTIISRIENKGLSLIAMKMLKVTPELSRQHYAEHVEKPFYPQLEEFITAAPVVAMIVQGSDAVTVMRNIIGATNGREAAPGTIRGDYGCSRQMNMIHGSDSEESAAREIDIYFEAGEICEYTPVLNDWSFASDEL from the coding sequence ATCATGTCTTCACAGCGCACCCTGATCCTTGTCAAACCCGACGGCGTTCATCGCCGGCTCATCGGGACCATCATTTCCCGCATCGAAAACAAAGGCCTGAGTCTCATCGCCATGAAGATGTTGAAAGTGACGCCGGAACTCAGCCGGCAGCACTACGCGGAACACGTCGAAAAGCCGTTCTATCCTCAGCTTGAAGAATTCATCACTGCGGCTCCGGTTGTGGCGATGATTGTTCAGGGCTCCGACGCCGTAACAGTGATGAGAAACATCATTGGTGCCACAAACGGCCGGGAGGCGGCTCCCGGTACGATTCGGGGCGACTACGGGTGCAGCCGTCAGATGAACATGATCCACGGCAGCGACAGTGAAGAATCGGCCGCTCGTGAAATCGATATCTACTTCGAGGCCGGTGAAATCTGCGAGTATACGCCGGTTCTGAACGACTGGTCGTTCGCATCCGACGAACTGTAG
- the carA gene encoding glutamine-hydrolyzing carbamoyl-phosphate synthase small subunit translates to MAQPAKLALANGSVFTGIGFGASGEIHGEVVFNTSMTGYQEILTDPSYNGQIVTMTYPLIGNYGINDDDVESRGLFLRGFIVRELCEEPSNFRSTCTLDAYLKKNNIIGLQGIDTRAIVKQIRIEGAMKGIISTEDHDDASLVQKAGEGPGLVGADLVRKVMPKSAVNWTSPLSDLGRPAGLISSADTDDGPHVVAVDYGMKWNIPRWLTDCGCRTTIVPGSITAEEILALNPDGVFLSNGPGDPEPLDYAITTIRKLLGKKPLFGICLGVQLLGLACGGRTFKLQFGHRGANQPVMNQATGRVEITSQNHGFALDADSLPDSVKVTHINLNDNTVEGIRHKEHAAFGVQYHPEASAGPHDSHYLFREFVQLMQPVSA, encoded by the coding sequence ATGGCTCAACCCGCAAAACTAGCTTTGGCAAACGGCTCCGTGTTTACCGGCATCGGATTCGGCGCATCCGGTGAGATTCACGGCGAAGTCGTCTTTAATACCAGCATGACAGGCTATCAGGAGATCCTCACCGATCCGTCCTACAACGGACAAATCGTGACGATGACCTACCCACTCATCGGTAACTACGGCATTAATGACGACGATGTGGAAAGCCGGGGACTCTTTCTTCGCGGATTTATCGTCCGGGAACTCTGCGAAGAACCCAGCAACTTTCGCTCCACCTGCACCCTCGACGCCTATCTCAAAAAAAACAACATCATCGGTCTGCAGGGAATCGATACCCGGGCGATTGTGAAACAAATTCGTATTGAGGGTGCCATGAAGGGCATCATCTCCACAGAAGATCATGACGACGCGTCCTTGGTTCAAAAAGCCGGAGAAGGACCGGGGCTCGTTGGCGCAGACCTGGTACGCAAGGTCATGCCCAAATCTGCAGTCAACTGGACTTCACCACTCAGCGACCTCGGGCGACCGGCCGGATTAATATCCTCTGCGGATACCGATGACGGCCCACACGTCGTCGCTGTCGATTACGGAATGAAATGGAACATCCCCCGGTGGCTGACAGACTGTGGCTGTCGAACCACCATCGTCCCGGGCAGTATCACCGCCGAAGAAATACTGGCGCTCAATCCGGACGGAGTATTCCTGTCCAACGGACCTGGTGATCCGGAACCTCTGGACTACGCCATCACTACTATTCGAAAATTGCTTGGAAAAAAACCTCTCTTCGGTATTTGTCTGGGAGTCCAGTTGCTGGGTCTGGCCTGCGGCGGCAGGACCTTCAAACTCCAGTTTGGTCATCGAGGTGCCAATCAACCGGTCATGAATCAGGCCACCGGCCGAGTGGAAATTACATCCCAGAATCATGGATTCGCACTGGACGCTGATTCACTTCCGGACAGTGTGAAAGTCACTCATATCAATCTCAATGACAATACAGTTGAAGGCATCCGTCACAAAGAACACGCGGCTTTCGGAGTGCAGTATCACCCGGAAGCTTCAGCAGGTCCTCATGACAGCCACTACCTGTTCCGTGAATTCGTCCAGCTGATGCAGCCTGTTTCCGCCTGA
- a CDS encoding SDR family oxidoreductase, whose product MFGSLDGRRIVVTGASTGIGSAIARECAAAGADVVVSYRTSLDEAEEVAEWIRRQGRTADVFAVDLADIGSCDAFVRDCWNSGRVDGVVNNAGADLLTGDMKNADYFVKLRTLLDVDVQGTVRLGRAFGTRLKQQGSGCLLTLGWDQSDRGMEGDSGELFCTAKNAIMGFTRSLAVSLAPEVRVNCIAPGWIQTEWGSGASDLWQRRVLDETPLKRWGQPQDIAFMARFLLSEEAAFVTGQVINVNGGAVR is encoded by the coding sequence ATGTTTGGATCACTGGACGGCAGACGAATTGTGGTGACAGGGGCATCGACCGGAATTGGCTCGGCGATTGCTCGAGAATGCGCTGCTGCAGGTGCAGATGTTGTAGTCAGTTATCGGACGTCACTGGACGAGGCGGAGGAAGTGGCTGAATGGATTCGGCGGCAGGGGCGGACCGCAGACGTGTTTGCCGTGGATCTGGCGGATATCGGATCCTGCGACGCTTTTGTGAGAGACTGCTGGAATTCCGGCCGGGTGGATGGTGTGGTGAACAATGCGGGAGCCGATCTGCTTACCGGAGATATGAAGAATGCGGACTATTTTGTGAAGCTCCGGACGTTGCTGGATGTGGACGTTCAGGGGACAGTACGACTGGGCAGAGCATTTGGTACGCGTCTGAAACAGCAGGGCAGCGGCTGTTTGCTGACGCTGGGCTGGGACCAGTCCGATCGCGGTATGGAGGGAGACAGCGGCGAATTGTTCTGCACTGCGAAAAATGCCATTATGGGATTCACCCGTTCTCTGGCAGTGAGTCTGGCACCTGAGGTTCGGGTCAACTGTATCGCACCTGGCTGGATTCAAACCGAGTGGGGCTCAGGTGCGAGTGATCTCTGGCAGCGCCGGGTATTGGATGAAACTCCGCTGAAACGCTGGGGACAGCCGCAGGATATTGCTTTCATGGCCAGGTTTTTGTTGAGCGAAGAAGCAGCATTTGTCACAGGACAGGTGATCAATGTGAATGGCGGAGCTGTTCGCTGA
- a CDS encoding DUF6513 domain-containing protein, giving the protein MKTESLKIKNAKFIFVTGRLAEPGLREVVTRLSAELGFEYEIAVPGIQVAALLHTNLLRKRLTVSEDTDLVILPGWCQGELADLENDFGIPFERGPKNFHDLPEYFGVGKRKDVVLDRYSIEIIAEINHATHKSVEDVVREALELNTVGADVIDVGCVPGESSQRVGEIVGALRERGLRVSIDSFDRAEVEQAVTAGAELILSCNHSNIDWVSQLDTEVVAIPDSPSDMNSLDRIVERLNRDHVRFRLDPIIEPVGVGFTRSLRRYMNVRSRYPDVPMMMGTGNVTEMTEVDSAGVNMILAAICEEMQIHSVLTTQVVNWCRTSVSELNAARRMTHHSVAGQVVPKHLASDLVMLRDPRVRDESTESLAALSARLTDANFRVFAESCGVHLMNRDGHWQGPDAFDVFSAAMNQGQVQVDAGHAFYLGYELARAELARHLGKEYVQDEPMSWGLLGEWKASSAVHQQHRSIQPKDV; this is encoded by the coding sequence TTGAAAACTGAATCACTTAAAATCAAAAACGCAAAGTTTATCTTTGTTACCGGTCGGCTTGCCGAGCCGGGACTGCGTGAAGTCGTGACGCGACTGTCAGCAGAGCTGGGATTTGAATACGAAATTGCGGTACCCGGAATTCAGGTGGCGGCGCTGCTCCACACCAATTTACTTCGAAAACGTCTGACTGTTTCTGAAGACACGGATCTCGTCATTCTTCCCGGCTGGTGTCAGGGAGAACTGGCCGATCTGGAAAACGACTTTGGGATACCGTTTGAACGCGGTCCGAAAAATTTTCATGACCTGCCGGAGTATTTTGGTGTGGGGAAACGTAAAGACGTGGTACTGGATCGATACAGCATTGAAATCATTGCTGAGATCAATCATGCGACTCATAAGTCCGTTGAGGATGTGGTTCGTGAAGCACTGGAACTGAATACAGTCGGGGCCGATGTTATCGATGTGGGTTGTGTACCGGGGGAATCCAGTCAGCGGGTTGGCGAGATCGTTGGTGCATTGCGGGAGCGCGGACTGCGGGTATCCATCGACAGTTTCGATCGGGCTGAAGTGGAACAGGCGGTTACGGCCGGTGCAGAACTGATTCTCAGCTGCAATCACTCAAATATCGATTGGGTCAGTCAGCTCGATACCGAAGTTGTGGCCATACCTGATTCACCGTCAGACATGAATTCACTCGACCGGATTGTCGAGCGACTTAACCGAGACCATGTTCGGTTTCGACTTGATCCGATCATTGAGCCTGTTGGAGTGGGTTTTACCCGATCGCTGCGGCGGTACATGAATGTCCGTTCGCGGTATCCTGATGTGCCCATGATGATGGGAACAGGCAATGTTACGGAAATGACCGAGGTGGATTCGGCCGGAGTAAATATGATCCTGGCGGCGATCTGTGAGGAAATGCAGATTCACAGCGTACTGACGACTCAGGTCGTCAACTGGTGTCGTACATCAGTGTCGGAACTGAATGCAGCTCGAAGGATGACTCATCATTCCGTTGCCGGTCAGGTGGTTCCGAAGCACCTGGCGTCCGACCTGGTGATGTTGCGGGACCCGCGTGTGCGGGATGAATCCACCGAGTCACTGGCGGCACTTTCGGCAAGATTGACGGACGCCAACTTTCGTGTATTTGCTGAGTCCTGCGGAGTGCATCTGATGAATCGTGACGGTCACTGGCAGGGCCCCGATGCATTTGACGTCTTTTCGGCTGCGATGAATCAGGGACAGGTTCAGGTGGATGCGGGTCATGCGTTTTACCTGGGTTACGAACTGGCCCGCGCAGAACTCGCTCGGCATCTCGGCAAGGAATACGTTCAGGATGAGCCCATGAGCTGGGGGCTGCTGGGCGAATGGAAAGCATCATCAGCGGTTCACCAACAACACCGGTCGATTCAGCCAAAGGATGTCTGA
- the pabB gene encoding aminodeoxychorismate synthase component I, whose protein sequence is MTGSIHIEKIPAQPSVERILNAFRDESFLILLDSATSARSHDSRYTFLTADPVDVAVILNCSFGDDPFRRLRDWQGQMAVSGDSELPPFRGGIAGLMSYDLGNAFERLPGMAPNGFSTPVLAAGLFDWAIVWDHLLSTVAFYVIPVASGTAEKQAARVEWIRRRLDSAGLRADTPETGDTGAGNPGRDSGNDVSGQSGGVVGSSDVTYQSSFSRSEYLSAVQKVIDYIAAGDIYQVNLSQQLTAPWAGSGSDLYQRVRTHNAAPFCGLFQTPEFSVVSASPERFLKVRQGCHVETRPIKGTRRRQQSPIADLYTADELSTSEKDRAENVMIVDLLRNDISRVCEIGSVEVTGVCEIEVFETVQHLVSTVVGKLRPDCDIWDLCAACFPGGSITGAPKLRAMEIIAELEQTSRGAYCGSLFYCGPDNDFDSSILIRTFVLSSGRVVFPVGGGVVADSVPQDEFDETLHKASGMLRSLRSE, encoded by the coding sequence GTGACTGGTTCGATTCATATCGAGAAGATTCCGGCTCAACCGTCTGTGGAACGTATACTGAACGCGTTCCGGGACGAGTCGTTTTTGATTCTGCTGGACAGTGCGACCTCCGCGCGTTCGCATGACAGTCGGTACACATTTCTGACGGCCGATCCTGTTGATGTGGCGGTGATCCTCAATTGCAGTTTTGGTGATGATCCCTTTCGAAGACTTCGTGACTGGCAGGGGCAGATGGCGGTCTCCGGAGACAGTGAGCTGCCTCCGTTCCGTGGCGGCATCGCCGGATTGATGTCGTATGATCTGGGAAACGCGTTTGAGCGACTTCCTGGCATGGCACCGAACGGTTTCTCCACGCCCGTACTGGCGGCCGGTTTATTTGACTGGGCGATTGTCTGGGATCACCTGTTATCGACTGTGGCGTTTTATGTGATTCCTGTCGCTTCCGGAACAGCGGAAAAGCAGGCCGCGCGAGTCGAATGGATCAGACGGCGTCTGGATTCAGCGGGGCTCAGAGCAGATACGCCCGAAACCGGAGATACGGGCGCCGGGAATCCAGGGCGAGATTCAGGAAATGATGTATCCGGTCAGTCGGGTGGAGTGGTCGGGAGCAGTGACGTAACCTATCAGTCCAGCTTTTCAAGGTCGGAGTATCTGTCCGCGGTTCAGAAAGTTATTGACTACATTGCTGCCGGAGATATTTATCAGGTCAATCTTTCTCAGCAGTTAACGGCTCCATGGGCCGGATCCGGATCTGATTTGTATCAGCGTGTCAGGACTCATAATGCTGCCCCGTTTTGCGGTCTGTTTCAGACACCGGAATTCTCTGTTGTCAGTGCTTCTCCGGAACGATTTCTCAAGGTCCGTCAGGGGTGTCATGTCGAGACCCGGCCGATCAAGGGGACGCGTCGCCGGCAGCAGTCGCCGATTGCTGACCTGTATACGGCGGATGAACTGTCGACCAGTGAAAAGGACCGTGCTGAAAATGTGATGATTGTCGACCTGCTGCGAAACGATATTTCACGCGTGTGCGAAATCGGGTCGGTAGAAGTCACTGGTGTTTGTGAGATCGAGGTGTTTGAAACCGTGCAGCATCTGGTTTCAACAGTTGTGGGAAAATTACGACCCGACTGTGATATCTGGGATTTGTGCGCTGCCTGTTTTCCGGGTGGGTCGATCACCGGTGCGCCAAAGCTGCGGGCCATGGAAATTATTGCGGAACTGGAGCAGACCAGTCGGGGTGCCTACTGCGGAAGTCTGTTCTACTGTGGTCCGGATAATGACTTTGACAGCAGTATTCTGATTCGTACGTTCGTCTTAAGCAGCGGGCGAGTGGTATTTCCGGTTGGCGGCGGAGTTGTTGCTGACTCTGTACCTCAGGATGAATTTGACGAAACGCTGCACAAAGCGTCCGGGATGTTGCGGTCTCTTCGTTCTGAATGA
- a CDS encoding thioredoxin family protein: protein MQRIQSSVYVLALITSGSVMADPGWLATFEEAEQIAADQKVPLLMHFHAPWCGPCRQMDKYLFSSSVVRRALREGLSAVKVDITRRPDLKARFSVTSIPCDVVVHPDGTYRTLSVGMVSESSYLSLLRNAAARGRVIAMGLMQGSDSNQSGDAVQTVDSVPPVSPTSDHAEIIGLSGYCPVMLTGKKQWVRGKQALTERYRGVLYYFSDSTRRDMFLKNSARYAPRNLGCDPVILMRENRAVAGRIRYGVFFDGNLYLCRSEDTLSEFRQHPLRYTRIQHAVRSSELTGQTFR, encoded by the coding sequence ATGCAGCGAATTCAATCATCGGTCTACGTTCTGGCCCTCATCACTTCCGGATCCGTGATGGCAGATCCCGGCTGGCTGGCAACATTCGAAGAGGCCGAACAGATTGCGGCTGATCAGAAGGTTCCGTTACTGATGCACTTTCACGCGCCCTGGTGCGGTCCCTGTCGGCAAATGGACAAATATCTGTTTTCGTCTTCTGTTGTCCGGCGAGCACTGAGAGAGGGACTGTCAGCAGTCAAAGTTGACATTACCAGACGTCCGGATCTTAAGGCACGATTTTCGGTGACCTCGATCCCTTGTGATGTAGTAGTGCATCCGGATGGGACGTATCGAACGCTGAGTGTTGGTATGGTCTCGGAGTCGTCCTATTTGTCGCTGCTTCGAAACGCGGCAGCACGTGGTCGAGTTATTGCAATGGGACTCATGCAGGGCTCAGATTCGAATCAAAGCGGAGATGCGGTACAGACCGTTGATTCTGTTCCACCGGTGTCGCCAACATCTGACCATGCGGAAATCATTGGACTGAGTGGCTATTGTCCGGTGATGCTGACCGGAAAAAAACAGTGGGTTCGTGGAAAGCAGGCACTTACGGAGCGATATCGGGGCGTACTCTACTACTTCAGCGACAGCACCCGACGTGACATGTTTCTAAAAAATTCGGCTCGTTATGCACCTCGGAATCTTGGCTGTGATCCTGTCATACTGATGCGGGAAAATCGTGCGGTGGCGGGCCGGATCCGATACGGAGTGTTTTTTGACGGAAATCTCTACCTGTGTCGTTCAGAGGACACTTTGAGCGAATTTCGTCAGCACCCTCTGCGGTACACAAGAATTCAACATGCTGTCAGGTCGTCAGAGTTAACCGGGCAGACGTTTCGATAG
- the rho gene encoding transcription termination factor Rho: MPTSSSPRSESKTRATTSKRRSRAKTEDDVVEESTQSEEAFGEGVTGDEAEETPRRRRTSGRSRRKVEIEDTDLGSEGSDETPKMSENDSEDGGRRGNDVEGGDDASEDSGEAPKRRRRRRRRRGGGEGARTENSSRGGGRRRGGDGRGGDGRRGDGRRGDGRRDNRRGGPSRRGRQVQSGGEVIEGIFEGVLELHPKGYGFLRDPKKNYAAEDSNPFVSSSVVEKFGLRAGVLLKADVGPGSRNQGPRVREVESIDGVTPDEYKEIKLFDDLTPVNPFEHIRLETGPQPVTMRVMDLLCPIGKGQRALLVAPPRTGKTMLLQDIANSVSENHPEIHLIVLLIDERPEEVTEMRRMVKGQVVASSLDEDVESHVRLSQLIMERARRMAESGKDVFILLDSITRLARAFNKWSNTGRTGSGGLDIRALDIPKKLFGTARRFDEGGSLTVCGTALIETNNRMDEAIFQEFKGTGNMEMVLSRDLADRRIWPSIDVSRSGTRREEKLLEPEMLEGITMLRRSLISLTPVDAMEQMTKTMEKFPSNKIFLEKIRQVL; the protein is encoded by the coding sequence ATGCCAACGAGCAGTTCCCCCCGATCTGAAAGTAAAACGCGGGCGACCACGAGTAAACGTCGCAGCCGTGCCAAGACGGAGGATGATGTCGTGGAAGAATCAACTCAATCTGAAGAAGCATTCGGTGAGGGAGTGACCGGCGATGAGGCGGAAGAAACGCCGCGCCGTCGACGTACTTCGGGAAGGTCACGCCGAAAAGTTGAGATTGAGGACACCGATTTGGGTTCGGAAGGGTCCGATGAAACTCCGAAGATGTCAGAAAACGATTCGGAGGATGGTGGACGACGAGGGAATGATGTTGAGGGTGGGGATGATGCCTCAGAGGATAGCGGAGAGGCTCCTAAACGTCGCAGAAGGCGTCGACGCCGTCGTGGCGGAGGAGAAGGGGCACGTACAGAAAATAGTTCACGTGGCGGCGGGCGCCGTCGAGGCGGTGACGGGCGAGGCGGTGACGGGCGACGGGGTGACGGGCGTCGCGGAGACGGGCGTCGGGACAATCGACGCGGTGGACCTTCTCGTCGAGGTCGACAGGTGCAGTCCGGCGGTGAAGTCATCGAAGGGATCTTTGAGGGCGTTTTGGAACTGCATCCGAAAGGTTACGGTTTTCTGCGTGATCCCAAAAAAAATTATGCGGCAGAAGACTCCAATCCATTCGTGTCGAGTTCTGTTGTTGAGAAATTTGGTCTGAGAGCTGGCGTATTGCTGAAGGCCGACGTCGGACCTGGATCGCGAAACCAGGGTCCCAGAGTCCGTGAAGTTGAATCGATCGACGGAGTCACTCCGGACGAATACAAAGAGATAAAACTGTTCGATGATTTGACACCTGTCAATCCGTTCGAACATATTCGTCTGGAAACCGGCCCTCAGCCGGTGACCATGAGAGTTATGGATCTGCTCTGCCCCATTGGTAAGGGACAGCGAGCCCTGCTGGTTGCTCCACCACGCACCGGTAAGACGATGCTGCTTCAGGACATCGCTAACTCAGTCAGTGAGAACCATCCCGAAATCCATCTGATTGTATTGTTAATCGATGAACGTCCTGAAGAGGTTACTGAGATGCGACGGATGGTGAAGGGGCAGGTGGTTGCCTCTTCGCTTGATGAAGACGTGGAAAGTCATGTTCGTCTGAGTCAGCTGATCATGGAGCGCGCCAGACGCATGGCAGAGTCCGGCAAGGACGTGTTTATTCTGCTGGACAGTATTACTCGACTGGCACGTGCGTTTAATAAATGGAGTAACACGGGGCGAACAGGCTCCGGAGGTCTGGACATTCGTGCTCTGGACATTCCCAAGAAACTGTTCGGGACCGCTCGCCGGTTCGATGAAGGGGGATCGCTCACTGTCTGCGGAACGGCATTGATCGAAACCAACAATCGTATGGACGAGGCGATTTTCCAGGAGTTCAAAGGTACGGGGAACATGGAAATGGTACTCAGTCGGGATCTTGCGGACCGACGAATCTGGCCATCGATTGATGTGTCAAGGTCGGGTACTCGACGCGAAGAGAAGCTGCTGGAACCGGAGATGCTTGAGGGAATCACGATGCTGCGGCGAAGTCTGATTTCACTCACTCCCGTCGACGCCATGGAACAGATGACGAAGACGATGGAAAAGTTCCCTTCCAATAAGATTTTCCTGGAGAAGATTCGCCAGGTTCTCTGA